ATCTGGTTCGCAGGCGCGGCGATACGCTCGGCCACCAGTGCAGCGGACAGTTGTTTGTTCGACATGCTGCGGTATTCGGTGTGCAGGTTATAGACGCGAAACACACTGCCGTTCTGGTCTTCGAACTCAGCCCAAGACGCGAACGCCGGCCATGATCCGTTAAAAGTCCGCGAATAAATGACATCAGGCGTTTCGCTGAAAAAGAACCACCCTTGATCGCGCAATTCCAGACGGTCCTGGCGGTAGAAAATCGGCTGCGTGCTGGGGAACTCCGCTGGGTCGCCAACAGCCGCCGCTGCGTAGTCTGGGTTTTGGTCGCGCAACCAATCCAGTGTCAGGTTCGCAGGCGCCATGCCGCGCCCAAAGCTTTCCATTTCCTGAAAGCCTACAACATCTGCCTCAAGACTGCGAAACGCCGTTTGCAGCGGCTCCTTGCGCCGTTCCCAATCGCCAAGCGACCAGTCGCCCGTTTCGCGGCCCATCCAAATGTAATGAACATTGTATGTCGCTACGCGCAACGTGTCGGACTGTGGGGCTTTAACAGGCTGCGGCAATGAATTGCAGGCAACCATGCCGCCCGAAATCGCAACAAGCGATGCGACCAGCACGGCCACCCGATTCACCCAAGTCTTCATGGTAACTCCAAACTCTGCTTAGTTTGCATCTGCGCATCAACAAGGCCGATACGCAAAACAACAGCACGTTACCGAAGGTTCGACAGCACCTCAGCGGAGGCAACACCCGTAACAGCAAGCCCCTGTCGTTGTTGGAAATCACTGATCGCAGCTTCGGTCAGTCGACCGATCACCCCGTCAATTGTTCCAACATCATAACCGCGCGCCGCGAGACCACGTTGAATTGCCAATCTGTCTTCGCGCGAAAGACCGTTCGCATCACGTGGAAAGCTGCCTTGCAACGGCCCAGCGCCACCCAGACGATCCGCTAAATGGCCAACGCCAAGCGCATACAGGTCAGAGTTGTTGTAGGTTTTGATCACATTGAAATTGCGCGTCACGGTAAACCTCACGCCACCTGCCTGCGGTTGAATGGTGCGCCCATCCGGGCCGCCAGTGCCCGTTTCGGCACCCCACTTCAAACCAGATCGCCAGCCGTTACGTTCCAGATAGCTGGCCGTTGACGCCAATGCATCCGCTGGATCATCGTTCCAGATATCGCGGCGTCCATCACCATTAAAATCGACTGCGAAAGACTGATAAGACGTCGGAATAAACTGAGTGTGCCCCATCGCGCCAGCCCAGCTTCCGGTCAGCTGCGAAGGCGTAGTGTCACCACGTTCTAGAATGCGCAACGCCGCGACCAGTTGGGATTCGTAGAAATCCCCACGTCGCCCGTCAAACGCCAACGTCGCCGTTGAAGACACCACTGGTATCAGGCCGCGTTTTTCGCCGAATTGGCTTTCCATACCCCAAATCGCCGCAACGATGTGCGCATCCACACCGTAACGGGCTTCAATTGCGTTCAATGTGTTTCCGTAACGCGCCAGCGCTGCGCGCCCCTTGCTAAGGCGATCATCAGACGTAGCAATGGAAAGGTATTCTTCCAATGTGCGCCGCGTCTGAATTTGCGAACCGTCCCGCGTGACCACCCCCGGAAGATAGCCAGCGTTCGCGAAGGCGGCATCAAACGTAGCCGATGAAATCCCAGCGTTGGTCGCTCGGGACTTAAATCGCGCGACCCAACTCGTGAAATCCGCGTTTGCGACGGGGCGCAAATCTGCGGGCAATCCTCCACTGCTAACGGGTTGCGCGGTTGGGGCATTGCCCACACAAGCCGTGATGCTCATTGTGGCAGCAGCGGCGATAAAATGGCGTCTATTCATACTCATAGTTGGCAAGGATAGTCAGGTTCCACCAAAAGGAAAGGCATGATGGTAGGCCACAATGCAGACGTGCCGAATGCCGCTTAGTCGACTGGCTACTTTTTCCTCATTGACGGAATTTTCAGCCCTTCTTCAGAGGATGAGATCAAGACCTCGAGCCTGCGCAAACGGGTTTCCTCTTTCTTCGCGCTCATGACCCACCAAATCGAATCCCGTCGGTAAGACGGTGCCAGATTGTTCAGGAACTGCCATGCTGCATCATTTGCCCGCACCCGTGCTTCAAACGC
This Octadecabacter temperatus DNA region includes the following protein-coding sequences:
- a CDS encoding endonuclease/exonuclease/phosphatase family protein — protein: MKTWVNRVAVLVASLVAISGGMVACNSLPQPVKAPQSDTLRVATYNVHYIWMGRETGDWSLGDWERRKEPLQTAFRSLEADVVGFQEMESFGRGMAPANLTLDWLRDQNPDYAAAAVGDPAEFPSTQPIFYRQDRLELRDQGWFFFSETPDVIYSRTFNGSWPAFASWAEFEDQNGSVFRVYNLHTEYRSMSNKQLSAALVAERIAAPANQMPVFVIGDFNAIRGSTTLGILEDVGVTFWPSQGSSFHFNRGLNLFPAIDHIGGINGVESVGETFSVRGRFDGEWPTDHYPVVGDFTLR
- a CDS encoding lytic murein transglycosylase, coding for MSMNRRHFIAAAATMSITACVGNAPTAQPVSSGGLPADLRPVANADFTSWVARFKSRATNAGISSATFDAAFANAGYLPGVVTRDGSQIQTRRTLEEYLSIATSDDRLSKGRAALARYGNTLNAIEARYGVDAHIVAAIWGMESQFGEKRGLIPVVSSTATLAFDGRRGDFYESQLVAALRILERGDTTPSQLTGSWAGAMGHTQFIPTSYQSFAVDFNGDGRRDIWNDDPADALASTASYLERNGWRSGLKWGAETGTGGPDGRTIQPQAGGVRFTVTRNFNVIKTYNNSDLYALGVGHLADRLGGAGPLQGSFPRDANGLSREDRLAIQRGLAARGYDVGTIDGVIGRLTEAAISDFQQRQGLAVTGVASAEVLSNLR